The Nicotiana tomentosiformis chromosome 2, ASM39032v3, whole genome shotgun sequence genome includes the window ATTTTTTCCTTCCACtcttctttggcacacactgaactgggctaACCTAGTTGAtgtcagagatggggaagatgattcatgcatctaaccacttgatcacttctttcttcaccacttctttcatgttgggattaagccttctttgatgttctctagaaggtttgtgcccatctttcagtagaatcttatgcatacaaagTGTTGGGCTGATACCCTTTATGTCTGCAATGGTCCACTCAATTGCAATCTTGCACTCCTTTAGAACATGAAAAGGTTGTTCTACCTGCACATCTAATaaaacagatgatataataacaggCGATGTCAAACTAGGTCCCAAGAATACATACCTAAGGTGGGACAGCAAGGGTTTCAGCTCTAACTGTGGCGGTTATTCGATTAATGGCTTAGCTGGATGggtctttctttcttctaagtgtagaggctcgaattcgagctctcttttccagtacccttgGCCTTCAAGGGCCAACACCCACTCTGCCAAGTTCTCACCATCTACCTCTTCTAGATTTATCAAGCAGGCTTCTAGGGGGTCTTTTGCATTCAGTGCCTCATCTTTCTCCTCCAAAATCACATCCATCACTTCTATAGATAGCAGTTAGAAAACTCACTGGGTCGCCGCATAGACTTCTGTACATTGAACGTTATCTCTTTATCGTTCAGTCTCATCTTTAGCTCcccagtttcacaatcaatcagAGCTCTCCTAATGTctaagaatggccttcccaaaattatgggaatctcctcgtcaacctAGCAGTATAGAATGACAAAATTTGCCGGAAACACAAACTTTCCAACCTGCACAAGTACATCATCAAGTATACTTGATGGCCTCTTCACCGTTCGGTCGGCTAGctgtagtaacatggatgtgagtcttgctcttccaatgcctaaccttttatagatagacaagggcatcaagtttatgctcgcacccaaatcacacaatgctttcGCAAAATCATATCtgcctattgtgcatgggattgtgaaacttcCTAGGTCGGATAgcttctcagctatgggtctcgTCATGACAGCACTACATGTCTGAGTTAGTGTAATAGttgccaagtcttgaaagtcgaacttgcaagacatcaagtccttcatcatttttgcataaccaggCATCTCCCCCAAGGCATCAATCCATGGAATGTTCCCCTGGATCTGCTTCGACATCTCCATGAATTTCCTATACTGCTCATCCTTCTAATATTTGTCCAACCTCTGTGGGAAGGGTGCGGGCGGTCGCTTCTTTCCTATGACTTGAGTTTGATGCTGCTCTGGCACTTTTTTCTAATGCCTTCTCTTGCACTTCCTCAGCCTCCTTTGCAAACTGTTTTTCCTTGTTTATTTCCTCCTGAGATGGCTGGATTCTTACTTCTATTAACTCAGTTGACTCATCTACCACAATCGGTACTTGCACAAGTATCTCAGTTTGTCGTCTTTCGcgagcaatttcttgctctaGATCAAGATCTCTACCATTTCTCAGACTCACAGCCATCAGCTGCTTCGGGCCGTGCTCTTTCAGGGTTAACATGTGTGTCTGCAGGTAATGTCCCTTGAGGGAGATTATTAAGGGCCATGGATATTTGCCCTACTTGAATCTCAATGCCCTTGATAGTTGAGTCGTGTGATACTACATTTTCGTACATTTGGTGTGCCTTTTCTTGCATTTGGTGGaccttttcttccattttcccgcTAGACCCAATGAGTTGTTGCAACATTCCATTTATTTCAAGAAATCCATCATCTTGTCAcactatctgttgttgttgaggctGTTGATAAGCTAGTTGATGATTCTGCTAATTGTACCCTTGTATCCCTTAATAAGGCACATCCTGGCCTGTGGTCGTGCAGCTCCAGGATTATTGCTATTATTGTACTACTGTTGTGATGGTCTATACTGCTGGTTCTTTTGGTCCTAATTCTGACCACCTTACCTCTGTCCACCATAGTTGCCCACAGAGTTCATATTTTCCTGATAGTTCTGGTTGTCACTTTCACTACTCCACGAGGAcacatatggttggttaatgcatggtatacataagcccccattagttgtgtcaactatgtgtacctgctTCTGGCATGGTTCATCAATcttcttggtgaggatactcatttgcgtcatcagagtggccatattctcaggtatggagttgtttgggtccaaagctACCGAGTGAACTACAAGGGTGATTGTAGTATCTCTTGttatccatcctgagttttgagccattttatctagCAGCACCTTACACTCTCTaaatgatttgctcaaaaatgctccacctgTTGAAGCATCAACGTTGGCCTTCAAGCAATCTGCCAATCCCATGTAAAACCTTTGTCCCAACATCTGGTatggaatgccatgatgtggacacttaaccagcatctctttgaacctctcccacatTTCTAGTAGTGTTTCCGCAGGTTTCTTTctgaagctcaatatctcatcaacttGCTTGGCAGTtttattgggtgggtagaacttgttcaaaaactgcttgactaattcctccaaAGTGGTGATGGAGTTAACGGGGAGCGAATTGagccaagtctgagcttctccaGTCACTGAGAATGGAAACAATAACAGTCTAATTGCTTCTAGTGTCATATTCGGTTGCCTTTGAGTGACACAAATTGACAAAAAGTTTTTCAGATGCTGTtgtggatcttcaatgtaagacctGGAGAACAATCCCTTGTTctgcagcagatgtagcatgttgtttgtgatttgaaatgactcCGCTTGTATCTGAAAGACTGCAATAGCGGTTGCCATATTTTCAgtggtgggttgtgcccaatcaaaTTAAGCCGCTTCTGGCACAATAGGTGCCACTCCCTAATTGTTCGGGTCATTCACATTATTTTAGTTGTTTATTACATCACCCATGTCTAGTTCGATTCATTCCGTTGAGTTCTGTTATCGTTTGTCTTTCTTGTTTGCTCGATTTAGTGCCTTGAAAGCTTTCTCAGGGTCCGATAATGCTTCTTACAATTCACaagttcttgaggagtttctaggcatgcacTGTAACGcacaagactacaaacgttagagTTTTAATATAGTGAATTTCAAGTCGAGAAAGCTGAATAAACTGGGAATTCTAACAATTTTTTTGGCTGTAATTAATAACACTGTTAATTTCCCGGCAaaggcgccaaaatttgatcaagcccaactatgcctcctaaaAGGTATGGCGCttgttgcaaatataatctggtttaTAAGTCCAGAgttgaatcccacagggaattagcCTACTAATTACAACCACTAGATCTGTACGAATTCAAGCAATCaaccttcaaaaatattaaatagcGATTTGAATGTTAACTAACTAAGAGCAACGTAATTAAACAAcagtaatttataactaacagAGGAAATGTTGTGGACAGGATTTGGAAAAGTCTAGGGTTATGATTTCCCATATTGTTGGAATCCTCcccgctacgtttcctataaattctCCTAAGTAttttctaccgatcgtgagtactttgggtgtcgtaattctcttccgagtaactaccacaatttactagacatattcttccgaactacgctagctttctctaattcaccgctcactaggatcgcaccaaggttttgttattCCTAATTCCACCTTTAAACCTtccgtattgattcctcacatacgttaggagtgatgttgttcaacaactacctaaatatgtaccctttttcaaataatacatactaaatatgcacagtcgattgagagctcatcaataaaccacaatgtaaacgtagttgaacaagtagagataAATCAAAGGCAAATCAATATTAAACGTagtagaaaatcatcctccaataggttccatcaagcCCTATATTagaaagtttagctactcataaatgtATC containing:
- the LOC138904487 gene encoding uncharacterized protein, whose amino-acid sequence is MSKQIQGNIPWIDALGEMPGYAKMMKDLMSCKFDFQDLATITLTQTCSAVMTRPIAEKLSDLGSFTIPCTIGRYDFAKALCDLGASINLMPLSIYKRLGIGRARLTSMLLQLADRTVKRPSSILDDVLVQVDEEIPIILGRPFLDIRRALIDCETGELKMRLNDKEITFNVQKSMRRPSEFSNCYL